The Streptomyces sp. HUAS MG91 sequence CGCCGCCGTCCGCGCGGGCGTCGACGCCGGCGCGCTGGCGAGCAGCGTCTACGAGGGATACGCCCGGCGCGCCGACGGGCTCCTCGGCCCCGGGTTCGCCTGGGCCGACGGCAAGCGGCTGCCGGTCACCGGGCGGGCCGCCGCCACCGCGCCGCGCGGGCGCACGCTCACCCTCGCCACGTACACCAACCGGGCCGAGCTGCCCGAGGCCGCCGCCGCGCTCGCCCAGCAGCTGAAGCGGGCCGGGTTCGGGGTGCGGCTCGTCGTCAAGGACTACGCGCGTCTGGAGGCCGGGGCGCTGAGCGGCGACTACGACGCGTTCCTGATGTCCCGCTCCACCGCGCTCGACACCGGCGACCCGGTCTCGTACCTCGCCTCCGACTTCAGCAGCGGCGGCAGCTTCAACATCTCGCAGCTGCGCGACGCCCGTGTGGACGCCGCCGTGCGCGACGCGGCGGGCCGCGAGGGCGCGGCGCGGCGGCGTGCCGTGCTCGTCGCCGAGGCCGCCGTGCTGCGCACCGACGCCGTCGTGCCGATCGTCCACGAGGAGCACCTCCAGGGCGTCGGCGCCGGGGTGCGCGGAGTCGTCCTCGACCCCTACGAGCGGCAGTTCATCGGCCTGGAGACACGCGCGTGAACCTGACGAGTCTCAAGGTGGGCGCGGGCCGGGTGGCCGCCGCGGGCGGGCTGCTCGCGCTCACCGCGCTGCTGCCCTGGCTCACCCGTACCGACCCGGCGCTGACCGTGCTGCACGCGCGGTACGGGGACGCGCCCACGACACCGAAGCAGCTCGCCGAGGTGCGCGACCAGCTGGGCCTCGGCGACGGCCCGTTCACCTTCCTCGGGCAGTGGCTGCGCGGCCTCGCGCACGGCGACCTCGGCACGTCCTGGGTGACGGGCGCCGACGTCGGCGCGGACGTCGCCGCCGGGTTCTGGGTGTCCGTGTCGCTGATGGCGTACGCGATGGTGGTCGCCGTCCTCGTCGCGGCGGCGGTCTGTCTGCCCGCCCTGCGCCGCGGCCGGGCCGAGGCGCCGAACGGGGTGGTCGCCGGGGTGCTCGCGGCCCTCCCTGAGTTCCTGCTCGCCTCCGTCCTCGCGACGCTGTTCGCCGTCCGGCTCGGCTGGTTCCCGGCGCAGGGCTGGGCCTCGCCCGCCTCCGCCGTGCTGCCCGCCCTCGCCCTCGGCCTGCCCGCGGGCGCCGTCCTCGGGCGGCTCGGGCAGGACGCGCTGCCCACCGCGTTCGCCGAACCCTGGGTGCGCACGGCCCGCGCGAACGGCATGCCGCGCTCGCGCATCGCCGGGCACGCCGTGCGCCGCGCGCTGCCCGCCGTGCTGCCGCAGGCGGGGCTCACCGTGGTCGGCCTGACCGGGGCGGCGGCCGCCGTCGAGGCCGTGTTCGCCATTCCCGGGCTCGGCGGCACCGCCGTCGCCGCCGCGCTCGACCTCGATCTGCCGCTGCTCCAGGGCTGTCTGCTGGTGCTGCTCGCGCTCGGCGTGGTCGCTGCCGTCGCCGTCGAACTGCTGCGCCGACGGCTGCTCGGCCCCGCCCTCCGCGCGGGCGCGCTGCCCAGTGCCGCCCCGCCGCGCGCGGGACGCCGCTCCGCCGGGTACGCGGCGCTCGTCCTCGGCGCCGCCCTGCTCGCCGTGATCGCCTGGGGCCTGACCCGCGACCCGCTCCAGGTCGAGCTGACCGCCCGGCTCGCCCCGCCGTCGGGTGCCCACCCCTTCGGTACCGACGCGCTCGGCCGCGACGTCCTCGCCCGGCTCGGGCACGGCGCGCTGCGCACCCTGGCCACGGCCGCCGCCGTGTGCGCCGCCGCCTACGTCGTCGGCGTCGCGCTCGGCCTCACCCGCTGGGCCAAGGGCCCGGCCGAGGTCGCCAACGCGCTGCCCGCGATCCTCGCCGGGCTCCTGGTCACCGGCCTGTTCGGGGCGGGCCAGGCGGGCGCGGCCGTCGCCGTCGCCGCCGTCGGCTGGGCGCCGCTGGCCGCGCACACCACGGCCCTGGCCGAGACGGAACGGGCCTCCGGGCACGTCGAGGCCGCCCTCGCCCAGGGCGCCGGACGCGGGCACGTCCTGCGCCGCCACGTGCTGCCCGGCGTCCTCGGCCCCGTCACCCGCCACGCGGCCCTGCGCCTGGCCCCCACCACCCTCGCCCTGGCCTCCCTCAGCTTCCTCGGCCTCGGCACCCAGCCCCCCACCCCCGAGTGGGGCCGCCTCCTGATGGAGAACCTCCCGTACGCGGAGCGGGCCCCCTGGGCGGTCCTGGCCCCGGCGGCGG is a genomic window containing:
- a CDS encoding ABC transporter permease subunit — translated: MNLTSLKVGAGRVAAAGGLLALTALLPWLTRTDPALTVLHARYGDAPTTPKQLAEVRDQLGLGDGPFTFLGQWLRGLAHGDLGTSWVTGADVGADVAAGFWVSVSLMAYAMVVAVLVAAAVCLPALRRGRAEAPNGVVAGVLAALPEFLLASVLATLFAVRLGWFPAQGWASPASAVLPALALGLPAGAVLGRLGQDALPTAFAEPWVRTARANGMPRSRIAGHAVRRALPAVLPQAGLTVVGLTGAAAAVEAVFAIPGLGGTAVAAALDLDLPLLQGCLLVLLALGVVAAVAVELLRRRLLGPALRAGALPSAAPPRAGRRSAGYAALVLGAALLAVIAWGLTRDPLQVELTARLAPPSGAHPFGTDALGRDVLARLGHGALRTLATAAAVCAAAYVVGVALGLTRWAKGPAEVANALPAILAGLLVTGLFGAGQAGAAVAVAAVGWAPLAAHTTALAETERASGHVEAALAQGAGRGHVLRRHVLPGVLGPVTRHAALRLAPTTLALASLSFLGLGTQPPTPEWGRLLMENLPYAERAPWAVLAPAAALACVGAVVALTSGAPKGRGAVSTSGSAAGRDQPRREGTRRRAEPPTTHRP